The following coding sequences are from one Humulus lupulus chromosome X, drHumLupu1.1, whole genome shotgun sequence window:
- the LOC133804981 gene encoding uncharacterized protein LOC133804981: protein MFILKAWRSSAFGLYGYLNFTKSGFIEHSKNFKAEDIQTRIDGKNCIVTGANSGIGFATAQGLASRGATVYLVCRNKERGEAALSHIKSSTGNENVHLEVCDLSSVSDIKSFASRFSLKDEPLHVLVNNAGMLENSRVTTSEGHEMNFAINVLGTYAMTELLLSSLEKAAPDARVITVASGGMYTAPLTKDLQFSDGNFNGVEQYARNKRVQVALTEKWAEMYKNKGIGFYSMHPGWAETPGVSKSLPDFSKSFSGKLRTSEEGADTVIWLALQPKEKLVPGAFYFDRAEATKHLMLAATRGSHALIDSITEDLRSLSGISS, encoded by the exons ATGTTTATTCTCAAA GCATGGAGATCAAGCGCATTTGGGTTATATGGGTACCTCAATTTTACCAAGTCTGGTTTTAT TGAACATTCAAAGAATTTCAAGGCAGAGGACATCCAAACAAGAATAGATGGCAAAAATTGCATAGTAACAGGAGCTAATTCTGGCATTGGTTTTGCCACTGCACAAGGCCTCGCTTCACG TGGGGCAACTGTTTACTTGGTTTGTCGAAATAAGGAGAGGGGAGAAGCTGCTTTATCTCATATTAAGTCTTCAACAGGAAACGAAAATGTTCATCTAGag GTTTGTGATCTTTCCTCTGTAAGTGATATCAAGTCATTTGCATCAAGATTTTCTTTGAAGGATGAGCCACTTCATGTATTG GTCAACAATGCTGGCATGCTTGAAAATAGCCGAGTTACTACCTCAGAAGG TCATGAGATGAACTTCGCCATTAATGTATTAGGTACTTATGCCATGACTGAACTGTTGCTTTCGTCTTTGGAGAAAGCGGCCCCTGATGCTCGGGTTATCACCGTTGCTTCTGGTGGAATGTACACTGCACCCTTGACCAAAGATCTACAG TTTAGTGATGGAAACTTTAATGGTGTGGAGCAGTATGCTCGAAACAAGCGTGTTCAG GTGGCACTAACAGAGAAATGGGCTGAAAtgtacaaaaacaaagggattgGATTCTACTCAATGCATCCGGGTTGGGCAGAAACACCAGGAGTTAGCAAGAGCTTACCCGACTTCTCTAAATC ATTTTCTGGAAAGCTTAGAACAAGTGAGGAAGGCGCAGACACGGTGATCTGGTTGGCTCTACAGCCGAAAGAGAAGTTGGTTCCAGGCGCATTCTATTTCGATAGAGCTGAAGCTACTAAACATCTAATGCTTGCAGCTACTAGGGGCTCTCATGCTTTAATCGACTCCATTACTGAGGATCTACGTTCCTTGTCTGGTATTTCTTCATAA
- the LOC133804982 gene encoding probable choline kinase 2 isoform X1, translating into MAIKANGFVKGCLSEELKKLIRSVAASHYGDVLDDTDLLQILPLKGAMTNEVFQITWPTTHVDCSRKVLVRVYGEGVDVFFDREDEIRTFEYISKHGQGPRLLGRFADGRIEEFIHARTLSAADLRDPEISALIAAKLREFHSIEMPNSKNVRLWNTLRKWLPTAKSLCTEEDTKEFCLNTLEEEINMLEKELYDDSQQIGFCHNDLQYGNIMMDEETRLITIIDYEYSSYNPIAYDIANHFCEMVANYHSETPHVLDYSKYPDLEERQRFVRIYLSSAGYEPSDTEVEQLLNDVEKYTLANHIFWCLWGIISNYVNVIDFDYMEYARQRLRQYQLRKQELLGSPGVSP; encoded by the exons ATGGCTATAAAGGCAAATGGGTTTGTGAAAGGGTGTCTATCTGAGGAATTGAAGAAGCTAATTCGATCTGTGGCTGCTTCCCACTATGGTGATGTTCTTGATGATACGGATTTATTGCAGATCCTTCCCTTGAAGGGGGCTATGACTAATGAGGTTTTTCAAATAACTTGGCCAACAACACATGTAGATTGTTCTAGGAAAGTATTGGTCCGAGTTTATGGTGAAGGAGTTGATGTTTTCTTCGATAGGGAAGATGAAATTCGCACCTTTGAGTACATTTCCAAACATGGTCAGGGACCTCGTCTTCTGGGGAGGTTCGCAGATGGAAGGATAGAGGAGTTTATTCATGCCAGA ACACTTTCAGCTGCTGACCTCCGTGACCCTGAAATATCTGCTCTTATAGCGGCTAAATTGAGAGAGTTCCACAGTATAGAGATGCCAAATTCAAAGAATGTGCGCCTGTGGAACACATTGAG GAAATGGCTTCCTACAGCAAAGAGTTTGTGTACCGAAGAAGACACCAAAGAATTCTGCTTAAATACTCTGGAGGAGGAAATCAATATGCTCGAGAAAGAATTGTATGATGATTCTCAACAAATTGGGTTTTGCCACAATGACTTGCAGTATGGCAACATAATGATGGATGAGGAAACAAGATTAATCACCATCATT GATTACGAGTACTCCAGTTACAATCCCATTGCTTATGACATTGCAAATCATTTCTGTGAAATGGTAGCAAATTACCATTCAGAGACACCTCATGTTTTGGATTATAGCAAGTATCCAG ATCTGGAGGAGCGCCAAAGATTTGTCAGGATATATCTGAGCTCTGCAG GCTATGAACCTAGTGACACTGAAGTTGAGCAACTACTCAATGATGTGGAGAAATACACTTTAGCAAACCATATCTTTTGGTGTTTGTGGGGAATCATTTCA AATTATGTGAATGTTATTGACTTCGACTACATGGAGTATGCAAGACAGAGGCTTCGACAGTACCAGTTGAGAAAGCAAGAATTGTTGGGCTCTCCAGGCGTTTCTCCTTGA
- the LOC133804982 gene encoding probable choline kinase 2 isoform X2, with amino-acid sequence MAIKANGFVKGCLSEELKKLIRSVAASHYGDVLDDTDLLQILPLKGAMTNEVFQITWPTTHVDCSRKVLVRVYGEGVDVFFDREDEIRTFEYISKHGQGPRLLGRFADGRIEEFIHARTLSAADLRDPEISALIAAKLREFHSIEMPNSKNVRLWNTLRKWLPTAKSLCTEEDTKEFCLNTLEEEINMLEKELYDDSQQIGFCHNDLQYGNIMMDEETRLITIIDYEYSSYNPIAYDIANHFCEMVANYHSETPHVLDYSKYPAGLFLIPMT; translated from the exons ATGGCTATAAAGGCAAATGGGTTTGTGAAAGGGTGTCTATCTGAGGAATTGAAGAAGCTAATTCGATCTGTGGCTGCTTCCCACTATGGTGATGTTCTTGATGATACGGATTTATTGCAGATCCTTCCCTTGAAGGGGGCTATGACTAATGAGGTTTTTCAAATAACTTGGCCAACAACACATGTAGATTGTTCTAGGAAAGTATTGGTCCGAGTTTATGGTGAAGGAGTTGATGTTTTCTTCGATAGGGAAGATGAAATTCGCACCTTTGAGTACATTTCCAAACATGGTCAGGGACCTCGTCTTCTGGGGAGGTTCGCAGATGGAAGGATAGAGGAGTTTATTCATGCCAGA ACACTTTCAGCTGCTGACCTCCGTGACCCTGAAATATCTGCTCTTATAGCGGCTAAATTGAGAGAGTTCCACAGTATAGAGATGCCAAATTCAAAGAATGTGCGCCTGTGGAACACATTGAG GAAATGGCTTCCTACAGCAAAGAGTTTGTGTACCGAAGAAGACACCAAAGAATTCTGCTTAAATACTCTGGAGGAGGAAATCAATATGCTCGAGAAAGAATTGTATGATGATTCTCAACAAATTGGGTTTTGCCACAATGACTTGCAGTATGGCAACATAATGATGGATGAGGAAACAAGATTAATCACCATCATT GATTACGAGTACTCCAGTTACAATCCCATTGCTTATGACATTGCAAATCATTTCTGTGAAATGGTAGCAAATTACCATTCAGAGACACCTCATGTTTTGGATTATAGCAAGTATCCAG CTGGGCTTTTCTTAATTCCAATGACATAG